In Aliarcobacter faecis, a genomic segment contains:
- the cobA gene encoding uroporphyrinogen-III C-methyltransferase has product MGKVYLTGAGPGDIELMTLKAHRVIKEADVIIYDKLANPEILEFAKDGAEFIFVGKEFGKHLIPQDEINEIIYQASLKYENVVRLKGGDPFVFGRGGEEALYLKQRGIKFEIIPGITSSISVPAYAGIPVTNRGYTCSFRVVTGHEAPNKKDSQINWDSFIADETIVFLMGIHNIRLISKKLIKIGKACTTPCAVISKGTTKEQSVVVGTLEDIVDKAKDIPTPAIIVVGEVVKLRDDLKWFEEM; this is encoded by the coding sequence ATGGGAAAAGTATATTTAACTGGGGCAGGACCAGGTGATATTGAACTTATGACTTTAAAAGCCCATAGAGTTATAAAAGAGGCTGATGTAATAATTTATGATAAATTAGCAAATCCAGAGATTTTAGAGTTTGCAAAAGATGGAGCAGAGTTCATCTTTGTAGGAAAAGAGTTTGGAAAACATCTAATTCCTCAAGATGAGATAAATGAGATAATCTATCAAGCTTCTTTAAAGTATGAAAATGTTGTAAGATTAAAAGGAGGTGATCCTTTTGTATTTGGAAGAGGTGGAGAAGAAGCACTTTATCTAAAGCAAAGAGGAATAAAATTTGAGATAATTCCAGGTATTACTTCAAGTATTAGTGTTCCCGCATATGCTGGAATTCCTGTAACAAATAGGGGATATACTTGTTCTTTTAGAGTAGTAACTGGTCATGAGGCCCCAAATAAAAAAGATAGTCAAATAAATTGGGATAGTTTTATTGCTGATGAAACAATAGTTTTTTTAATGGGGATTCATAATATAAGACTTATTTCAAAAAAATTAATTAAAATTGGAAAAGCCTGTACCACTCCTTGTGCTGTTATATCAAAAGGTACAACAAAAGAGCAAAGTGTTGTTGTAGGAACATTAGAAGATATAGTTGATAAAGCAAAAGATATTCCAACACCTGCAATAATTGTTGTTGGTGAAGTTGTAAAGTTAAGAGATGATTTAAAGTGGTTTGAAGAGATGTAG
- a CDS encoding cytochrome D1 domain-containing protein encodes MFKKIVLSAILASTLFASEKLFVVERESSSLAIIENDKFKNRIENFRNMNHGVVKFYKNDGYAISRDGYVIKFDPIGEKILAEYKTSKSAIGFEISDYFVAVANYDDKSVDILTKDLKPIKKIVTDSRNVGIKLYKNYMIFSQMDSDRISVYKDLNEGKKEPNFVLEKEFKDVGEIPFDAMIQDETYIMGFFNSPHFGVVDLNKMEYKKIDVFLDEKKQQVLKVPHFGFWSLSKNETFIPAVGDNKVFVYDKNFKFLKTIETKGMPVFTSLSPNKDFIAVTFSGEDFPYLQIFDTKTYKKVKEYKFDGKVLHVRWSNEKNELYVSVNDTNKVEVLDTKTWENIKIINDIKKPSGIFIFEER; translated from the coding sequence ATGTTTAAAAAAATAGTTTTAAGTGCCATTTTAGCAAGTACTCTATTTGCTAGTGAAAAACTTTTTGTTGTTGAGAGAGAAAGTTCAAGTTTAGCTATCATTGAAAATGATAAGTTTAAAAATCGTATAGAGAACTTTAGAAATATGAATCATGGTGTTGTAAAGTTTTATAAAAATGATGGTTATGCAATTTCAAGAGATGGGTATGTAATAAAATTTGACCCAATAGGTGAAAAGATTTTAGCAGAGTATAAGACAAGTAAAAGTGCTATTGGTTTTGAAATTTCTGATTATTTTGTAGCTGTTGCAAACTATGATGATAAAAGTGTTGATATTTTAACAAAAGATTTAAAACCTATTAAAAAAATAGTTACAGATTCAAGAAATGTGGGAATAAAATTATATAAAAACTATATGATTTTCTCACAAATGGATAGCGATAGAATATCTGTTTATAAAGATTTAAATGAAGGGAAAAAAGAGCCAAACTTTGTTTTAGAAAAAGAGTTTAAAGATGTTGGAGAGATTCCTTTTGATGCTATGATTCAAGATGAGACGTATATTATGGGGTTTTTCAATTCACCTCATTTTGGTGTTGTTGATTTAAATAAAATGGAATATAAAAAAATTGATGTATTTTTAGATGAAAAAAAACAACAAGTATTAAAAGTTCCTCATTTTGGATTTTGGAGTTTAAGTAAAAATGAGACATTTATTCCAGCAGTTGGAGATAATAAAGTTTTTGTATATGATAAGAATTTTAAATTTCTAAAAACTATAGAGACTAAAGGGATGCCAGTATTTACAAGTCTAAGTCCTAATAAAGATTTTATAGCTGTTACTTTTTCAGGTGAAGATTTCCCATATTTACAAATTTTTGATACTAAAACTTATAAAAAAGTAAAAGAGTATAAATTTGATGGTAAAGTTCTGCATGTAAGATGGTCAAATGAGAAAAATGAACTTTATGTAAGTGTAAATGATACAAATAAAGTGGAAGTACTAGATACGAAAACTTGGGAGAATATCAAGATTATAAATGATATTAAAAAACCATCTGGAATATTTATTTTTGAGGAGAGATAA
- a CDS encoding radical SAM/SPASM domain-containing protein has translation MFRLSNLIKSTLENQKSRSLDGSIIIWNMTNRCNLLCHHCYSKASANEKETLALEDILDTIPKLKKAGVNFVIFSGGEPLLRKDIFQIAQCMKDNKIMTYLSTNGTYITQKNAQEIIDTFNYIGISIDGIGEVHDYFRGQKGSFDKSISAIKTIQSLGGNAGIRFTITKETESSFYDIFKLSESLNVNKIYISHLVYSGRGKENLEIDISKEKRKEYVSFMINKAFEYYENGKDIDIVTGNMEMDAIMLLKEFENKYPDFVEQLEKRLKSWGGNSAGKRLGNMDWNGFVKPDPFFPKFIGNYLQKDFDEVWLDKENELLVKLREFPRVLKGKCSSCKYIEICNGGSRSRAYTISGDLWEEDPSCYLNEDEIKG, from the coding sequence ATGTTTAGATTATCAAACCTTATAAAATCAACTTTAGAAAATCAAAAAAGTAGAAGTTTAGATGGCTCAATTATTATTTGGAATATGACAAATCGCTGTAATTTACTCTGTCATCACTGTTATAGTAAGGCTAGTGCAAATGAAAAAGAGACTTTAGCTTTAGAAGATATTTTGGATACTATTCCAAAATTAAAAAAAGCTGGTGTAAATTTTGTTATTTTTAGTGGAGGGGAACCACTTTTAAGAAAAGATATATTTCAAATAGCACAATGTATGAAAGATAACAAAATTATGACCTACCTTTCAACAAATGGAACATATATTACGCAAAAAAATGCCCAAGAAATCATTGATACTTTCAATTATATAGGTATTTCAATAGATGGAATTGGTGAAGTCCATGACTATTTTAGAGGTCAAAAAGGCTCATTTGATAAAAGTATAAGTGCTATAAAAACTATTCAAAGTTTAGGTGGAAATGCTGGTATTAGATTTACAATTACAAAAGAGACAGAGAGTAGTTTTTATGATATTTTTAAACTTTCAGAAAGTTTAAATGTAAATAAAATCTATATTTCTCATCTTGTTTATTCAGGTAGGGGGAAAGAGAATCTTGAAATTGATATAAGCAAAGAAAAAAGAAAAGAGTATGTCTCTTTTATGATAAATAAAGCTTTTGAATATTATGAAAATGGTAAGGATATAGATATCGTTACAGGTAATATGGAGATGGATGCAATAATGCTCTTAAAAGAGTTTGAAAATAAATATCCAGATTTTGTAGAGCAACTTGAAAAAAGATTAAAATCTTGGGGTGGAAATAGTGCAGGGAAAAGACTTGGAAATATGGATTGGAATGGATTTGTAAAGCCAGACCCATTTTTCCCAAAATTTATTGGAAACTATTTACAAAAAGATTTTGATGAAGTTTGGTTAGATAAAGAAAATGAACTTTTAGTAAAGTTAAGAGAGTTTCCACGAGTTTTAAAAGGGAAATGTAGCTCTTGTAAATATATAGAGATTTGTAATGGTGGTTCAAGAAGTAGGGCTTATACGATAAGTGGGGATTTATGGGAAGAGGATCCCTCTTGTTATTTAAATGAAGATGAGATAAAGGGGTAA
- a CDS encoding c-type cytochrome, whose protein sequence is MRYFFILILLIGINLQASQEEGERLFKKYCWGCHHQTSLAFGPSFSEIASLRDSGQIIAHIVNPEDSYESLGYKRSAMPAFPQLNAEELQNLADYILSFKDK, encoded by the coding sequence GTGAGATATTTTTTTATATTGATTTTACTGATTGGTATAAATCTACAAGCTTCACAAGAAGAGGGAGAGAGACTTTTTAAAAAGTATTGTTGGGGTTGTCATCATCAAACATCACTTGCTTTTGGACCATCATTTTCTGAAATTGCTTCATTAAGAGATAGTGGACAAATTATTGCTCATATTGTAAATCCTGAAGATAGTTATGAGAGCTTAGGATATAAAAGAAGTGCAATGCCAGCATTTCCTCAGTTAAATGCTGAAGAACTTCAAAATTTGGCAGATTATATTTTAAGTTTTAAGGATAAATAA
- a CDS encoding peptidylprolyl isomerase, with protein sequence MKLIATLFLASAIGLNAQILATVNSQDITKEEVNNFLKSTNQEKSYENLDKKAQNLALHQTIEKTLLIQEAKKDNLDKNKEFLQTLEDFKNSLLVESFMKNEFSKIKVSKDEVENYYNAHLYEFKQDKKLKARHILVEDLKKALDIVKELESAKSKEIAFVELASKNSIDGSRDSGGDIGWFAKGDMIDEFWEASIKLKPQEFTKEPVKSMFGYHIIFLDEIQEPLTIKLEQVYSNIENQIRMERFQSIIDERIKNIKKDAKIIIK encoded by the coding sequence ATGAAATTAATTGCAACTTTGTTTTTAGCTTCAGCTATTGGCTTAAATGCTCAAATTTTAGCAACAGTAAATAGTCAAGATATAACAAAAGAAGAGGTAAATAACTTTTTAAAATCTACAAATCAAGAAAAAAGTTATGAAAATTTGGATAAAAAAGCTCAAAATTTAGCCCTTCATCAAACAATAGAAAAAACTCTTTTGATTCAAGAGGCAAAAAAAGATAATCTTGATAAGAACAAAGAGTTTTTACAAACTTTAGAGGATTTTAAAAATTCTCTTTTAGTTGAATCATTTATGAAAAATGAGTTTTCTAAAATAAAAGTATCAAAAGATGAGGTTGAGAACTATTATAATGCACATCTTTATGAGTTTAAACAGGATAAAAAACTAAAAGCTAGACATATTTTAGTAGAAGATTTAAAAAAAGCTTTAGATATTGTAAAAGAGTTAGAAAGTGCTAAAAGTAAAGAGATAGCTTTTGTTGAACTAGCTAGTAAAAACTCTATTGATGGTTCAAGAGATAGTGGTGGAGATATTGGTTGGTTTGCTAAAGGGGATATGATAGATGAATTTTGGGAGGCAAGTATTAAACTAAAGCCACAAGAGTTTACAAAAGAACCTGTAAAATCAATGTTTGGTTACCATATCATTTTTTTAGATGAAATTCAAGAGCCTTTAACAATAAAATTAGAACAAGTTTATAGTAACATTGAAAATCAAATAAGGATGGAGAGATTCCAATCTATAATTGATGAGAGAATTAAGAATATAAAGAAAGATGCAAAGATTATAATTAAATAG